TCTGATCACCAGGTTGGATGGTTAGTAatctaacttttttttgtactaaCGGTTCATTAATGGTTTATCATTTGGTAATATTAAGTAATAAGCAACTGACAAACCATTGTATGGTTTATGCGAAAGGAAAATATGTCTGCCACTTTATGCCGTTTATTTatctacaataatatttaatgtaattatttcaAACGTGAAATTCAATGTGTCGCTCCCTGAGTCGACGAAGCTCCGCTATGCGGGGCTCCTATTCCCgggtttttgccctttgggcatctgaagcaacctaacgGACCTATCCTCTATTAGTTGAATGTGACTACAgtcaaaacattacacaataaCTTTACGATCGACTGCCAACATATCAACAACTAGTTttataatgtaaaatttatttacaaaatatgcaacaataaaataaaccaccATGAAACCAAGTAAAGAGATGTCTGTTAAGAAGAAAAAATACTAGCCGACCAACCACGTTGTcgatcacaaaaaaaaaatagatacggACTaaccagggccgtgttgcataataaactacaactaatacaagcggaagtccttttctaatttctattattaatttatattgttagaaaaggagttccgcttttaatattagttgtagtttattatgcaacacggcccaggtTGTTGGTtgagaaataaataagtactaatTTGAcggttaagaaaaaaaaatactaaccaACCAACCAGATGGACAAAGCGGATTGCCAGTTGGTAATACATCTCGaagcgtgtaaatatatttatggaaCGTGAGCTGTTTGTACATGTTTTGGTGCGAGTGAGACGCGCGGGCGAAGgagaatgataacaaaatgatatcatttcgacatcaaaatgtacgttcgaattggcctccaggTAACATTTGATATCTGATAAGGCAGCTATAATTAGATAACAAGGTTATTGAGAGCATCGTCAAAAGAGACGTATAGTCTACATATTTTCTTTGCACTTAAGCTGATTTAGTTTCAAAGGTAGGTTTTCATTGGATGATTGTTTTAACTGGCGTCATCTCACGAAAAGGTATTGTGAGTCATTGTAGTGATGATGAATTGTATGTAGTGTTAGCCATTTACGAGATAATACTCGTAATACGGTTATGTACTTCAGTTGCAAGTAGATCACCGGCAGATAACGTTGTAAAATCATGAACATATTCGTCTTGTGTGTTTTGTTTATGAACTATATTAGTGATACAATTGCGTTAGGCAGAGGCGATTTGGAAAAGTATGGGCCTTTACATCAAGCGCTGTACTCCAAATATAtcaaatgtaagtacctattactgttttggtACTTGTACAATCACCGGTGGATCTGAAGGCTGAAAATGCACACGTGTTCTTCGTTTATTTATCATGTATGTTGGTCTTGCTTGTCATGGCATCAAGGCCTTTAAAGTTAGTGTGTAACTAATTGAAGAACAAGCCTATACGAGATAGGATATTGTAATGTGCTTTTTAGCAAAGTGTgacattttcatattttaatatctatataaattcatttattccaTTTATATACCCTGAATACAGATTTCTTCCTTTTcgtaagtacttaaaaaaaatccgtATCTTCTCTCTCTCTGTCTCCTCTTAGCAATTTATTTGCAACATTTTTCCCGAATCTGGTTTAGTCTAATTCATTATCCACaaagttaatattaaaaatatctacCCATTGATTGATCACCACAAATTAATTTCTCCCTGTCTGTCCGCAGGCGACCACGATAAACACACCAATCTAGATGTCAGCTTAGTCAACGTCTATTTCTACGACTTCAGCAGAAACGACGTCAAAACAGTCCCAATTGCCGAAGCAGCCGACGGTATCCTCAATTATTCAGGCCTCGACATCATGAGACGTTTCATCATCTTCGTGGCCGGCTATAAATCCAACATCAACAAAAACACTGAACAACGCGTCAGAGACACCTTCAGAGACTTCCCAAACAGCTACCTAATCATTCTTGATCATTCTTTTTACACCAATGAGAAGCCAGGATACTTAAAAGGCTACGAAAGGGCAGTGCAGTATGTATACTATATAGGAAAAGCATTAGGCGAAATGCTAGCCAATTTAAGGAGAGGAGGCATATCACCCCACAGCATGCACTGTATAGGACATAGCTTAGGTGGACAAATGCTTGGTTATACAGGACAGACCTTCATTGATATAACTGGAGAAAAATTATGGAGAATAACTGCTCTAGATCCCGCTGGACCTTGCTTTTCAAACAGCGTAATTGAAGACCAAGTAAGATCCGGAGTGGCCGAATACGTCGAGGTATACCATTGTAATGCTGGTGGCTTAGGATCTTCAAGCGTTTTGGCTGATATAGACTTCTTTGTTAACAAAAAAGGCGAGTCCCAACCGGATTGCGGAACACCATTAATACCAGGTATATTCGACTCTTCAAAATCAGCCAAATGCAGTCATAAAACTTGCGTTACAGTATGGACGGCCACGGTTAAGCATCCTGACTGGTTCTTAGCGTGGAAATGCGATTCGTATAAAGAGTTTAAGAAGGGTGAATGTCAACCGGGTGATGTCACTCTGGCCGGTTTCTGGAACCCTGGCAATGCGACTGGCGTTTATTATTTCTCTACGGAAGGGTATGATTTGGATCTATGAACTTAGTATCAGTATTAGATGCTAAGCTATACAATTAGTGTATACCAAGGAAGTTAAGACTTGCCTTATAGTAAATTATGAGCAAATATCTGAAGAAGAATTTGTAGGTGATAATTTCAGGAGTAAACAAGAtgatatttcaaataaaatagtaaCTAAGTGTAGTGAAATATAAGATGCATAAGTATAGTGTACAGTATATTTTACCAGTATATTTTAGAGGTATATATTCGGAGAAACAATTTGTGTAAATAACACtaagtattttctgaaaatgAACTACTGTGTAACCAATGTAACCAATGATTGTaacatatttgaaaaaaaataggcTCATAATTTTTTCCCCGCAAGTACTTGTGGTTTCTAATATAAATTAGACTCAAACAAGAAGTGTGATTACCGTAGGTAAATAAttagtgtacctacctatacaagtTCGACATTAATATTAATTCTGTGTGTATTGTTTCAATATACCGTTTCTCAGTCTATTGTTACCGTGATTTTCGAGTAAATACATGGTTTATATTCAGTCACAGTGTTGGTAAAACTAGATTGATCGATCACGCTTCATGGGGATTCCCTGAGGCAAACATGTTGCTACGCTATATTGAGCTGTATAGGTGATGGTAAAAATGTGGATTATTTGTGTAATATAACTAGTTAGCGGTTTAGGtataaatgttttgaaattgtgattttaattgCAGACCCATACCATAAGTCAAAAAAATAAAGACATATATAGGTAGAGCCGTTTAAGAGCCagtcaacgtgctcactagcgccactgctaaataattgtgattatttaaatttaacaatatatatttacaaaagCGGGTCGCTAactactgtattttgtatttaagtaccttttgaatacattataatagtttttacgtctCTGGATCGGCAAtatatgcgtccaaagttaaaacggccgtttttgttttgagttcatctagatcgacgaatccagcaacataaaaactagtttgatgtatatGAAAGGTacgtaaatacaaaatacagtacgtagcggcctcctttttaaatatctatcgttgcatttaaataatcacaatcattaagcagtggcgctagtgagcacgatGATGGGCTCTTAATGGTGATTTTAAGATCAAtctttgcaattattttctatcaGGCCTATTTGGTTGAATTATGTATCGAGTACGGCCACGGCCTCAAcataatatttctttgttttaatGAAACAAATGGATGTTCTTAAAAAACTGCTTAAGCAACATCTTTCAAGGATATTGTATGTTAACAGCCccttattcttattatttctCTCTCTTAAAGCTGTTTTGCGTGGAGGCGTTTATGGCATAGTTTTTGAGCGTTAATTACCCTTTCACTCCGCCCCTTTCACACTATTTTTAAAgctatattttataaaactacaAGATAAAACGGTTTCCTTGAAGCAAAAAGCATTAAAACAGTTTACATCGGCCCCTCGggagtttttttaattaaaagcaAACAAACCTACGTGATGTTTATTTCCTTTAATTCTTCCTGGAGATAAACCGGGAAATACTCGGCTTAAGTGGGTACGTGTACGTTATAGAATAAATGGCGGGTGAAAATGTTTGTTGCTAGTTATGGCTTGCGTAAAAAAGCTGTATATTTCAAAtaaagtaagtacttaattcTATTTTACATTGAAGTGCAAAATATCTAATATGAGATTATGTTCCTATACTATaattcctcttgaatcactttatctaataaaaaaaacgcatgaaaatccgttgcgtagttttaaagatctaagcatacatagggacagacggacagacagcggaaagcgactttgttttatactatgtagtgttttttagggttccgtacccaaaggataaaaattattaagactccgatgtctgtctgtctgtctgtctgtctgtccgtccgtaccaggctgtatctcatgaacagtgatagctagacagttgaaattttcacagatgatgtgatTTTttgtgccgttttttgcgtaatcgtacggaactctttgtgcgcgagaccgattcgcacttggcaggtttttcttatcctaaatatttaaaacgttcTATGAAATTTCTAGTCCTCAAAGCAaataatatatcaaataaaaattcTAGTTCTCACAAAGACGGTACACTCAAAACTTTCCTGTAATTTCtcaaactgaaataaaaattcCCAAGCTGATATTATATTCCCCCAACCGTTTCACTTCGCTGaattgttattatattattaagttttatgtACTGGACTGTACTAGAGGAACGAGGAACGTTTTAGGTTACGTGACGTACAGTCAGACGGAGTTTCAAATGAAATGGAATAGAACTTCGGTGTTTGAACATATCGCAAAGGTAAGATTGAGACAGGGGCAGAGAATGTTTGGCAGTTAAATTTATAGCGGGACATGTaggtacaatattatttttataacactATACTCGCGTTttgaatacatatttaattatacgaacgggtctaccgagatttaatttcattgcttttaccttaaattccgacgtttcagctgaattgtaccagctgtggtcacggaaagactgacgtcccagcaaaatgtcaacgaAGACCtaggtaaacaacactaaactaccgtTTATCAAAATGTTCGGGGTGAAACGTTGGAATTTAAGGtagaaacaatgaaattaaatcgcggtagacccgttcgtttattaaataaatattatttttatttgttgtgtAGTAatttatcctcctaagtcccagcttcaaacgtcatagtcctagaggcctcttgttcattttttgcacataataaatatttgctgtcagtcctTTAGTATGTAGTCTGTGGTCCTGAACAAAAACATGTCGCTTAAAGTGACTTCTTTACATTATTTTCCAATTACTCAAAAATGCTTTAAAGCACTCACCAGTATTTTCCTAAACGTAGCACTAAAACACTTCTTTGTTCACAGAAGACGCCATATTTTCTAAAAACAGAAGAAATATGCATCGCCAGGGAATGCACTAAGCACTTAGTGCGACAGAGTAACGCGACATCAAACTACGTATATATACGCAGTATAGATGGAACCACTTTATTATAAACGCGAGCTTTGGAATTttgaatatttctttatttttcttagtCTTTGAAGAACGAGCGAATTGAGCATAGGTATATTGTGTGAATTGCTAATGCATTATAAGTTTGTCATTTTCCTTTCGGAATTATTCTATGGGTTTAAAAATTATTCCAATTATGGAAAAAATAACCCTTGCATATTTTGAAAcctgatatttttaaacaatatttataaagcGACGGACAACACCGGCATcagttttatgaaaaaaaaaaaatacttttctaaaataaaaataaaaaataaaatttacaaaaaatcttACTTTTATGTATAACGAACTCTCAAGTCTCTCAACTCATCtaaaatttttattgtaatatagCCCCTTAACTGAAAACTCATTATATGAAATACGTTTTATCCACGAACATGAGCTGAATAGAATTAATTAATAGAATAAAAcattactttgcggaaatccatataAATTATagagatatattttttctaattagtGCTAACCAGTTATACTTCTTTGCTTATGTATTTAATGTAACGACCCTCCCACCGCGAAAATAAATACGCAAGTAAATATAACTAccaacaaaagtaaaaaaaaatctttacctagtgttatatttttgttttaattttattcaacatagtcatagtcatagtttattcataaacaGTTTTCACTgtgtttgaaattaatttacatattaatcatattatatacaaaaaatctTATGTTAGATTGCAATTGCAATTGATATGTAAATGTGCTGATTATGTTAGATTGCAAACTATCCCTGAATATGGATATATCCCTGAATAATCTTAGTTCAGGCATACTGACGTTTATATCAGATCAGCGCGGGCATGAAGATTTTTCATCTCGCTAAAAATCAGCCTTAGTCGACTTTTAATGACGACGTTGAAACGCTGACTGCAAGCTCTCTAACGAGTATGAAAAGAAACGAATTCTATGCCCATTACTCATCAAACCTTTCTTAAAAAATTTCCTCTATAATTCAAGTTAATTACTCTTTATACCTTAATATTACCGTGTTGGCGCGGTTTGTAGTCCAAAAGGCATTTTAGCGAATTCTTAATGACCTTTACTTACGACATTTCAGTCAAAAGAGGTGAAACAGTGAAAATTTTTACACCAACCATTATTCTTTATTAGCCAGTGTCctgttttacgttttgttaacATTACTTTGGAGTTTAACTGTTATTGTAATGGTTAAAGTTTCAGTTATTTTCTTAGTTTAAAGAGATTTTGTTAAATGGGTCATATTGCCACCCGCTAAGGTCGTAAGGTAGAatcattttacttttattgtacTCGTAGTGTAatgttactttttattttacctaattTAAAGGCCAAAGACTAAAATAACACACCCAAGAAATGTTTAGTTTTACTTTGTTGtcaataagtaaaaaaatgatTAAGTAATTTTGtaaaagaatagaatagaggGACCTTACCAACGTAAGAGAAACATTGTGCAAAACTTAAATAACACTGGTGAGTATTCTTTCTCATGACAATCACACTATCAATACTTATAGGCCACTAAGACTCATTAAGACCAGTCTACGTAAGAACTAAGGTTGCACATATTTTTTACCAAGCTCAAGATCTAGTTACATTAGGGATGGATTGCAAGACTACTACACGTGAGTTAGTGAATGGAACAAACGCAGCTCAAGTAGTTAAGTTGTTGGGTAAGTGGCTCGTTGAAGTTGCTGGTTTGTTTTATGGAGCTCTAACGTTTTATTTTAACGACTACAATGACTATTATGGTGAATGATACGGAGTGTGGAATCGTTTGTAGCTTAGTTTTCGATATTGGCAGGTTTTGTCTCACAGTTTTCAAGTTAGACAATGTATTATACTAGTAAAGACCATATAAGATAAACAATGAAAGAAGGTATACTTTCTGCTGAattgttgtataaaatacaattGTTAGACTTTTATCGCTTGATGtatcatttaaaagttaattccaTCAGTCAACAAAAGgaaaactcaaaatttgcatcagattactttgccacacatgtggataaaatgcaactttttcatcagttcttgaacaatcaagagcgcctttaccagctggtgtggtgaaaacatAATTTCATCACGCTTTATTAATTCTAGCTACAACATAACAGATGCCCTAGTCCCCGCTAATACAAATATTGCCATAATTTGAGCATAGCTTGAATACTTGCTCCCCGCAGGCACTTCGGAAGCGCcgattattataatacagactGAATCAGTCTGTATTATAGCAAATTAAGACTGATACATTGAACTAGACATAGAAAATCATCGTatttgatgaaataaaactatgaaaacggattatatcgcgtatattgaatttataatacatcccgacgtttcgaaccctttacagcgttcgtggtcaacgggtgactgaggaaaaacgcgtgcgttgaccacgaacgctgtaaagggttcgaaacgtcgggatgtattataaattcaatatacgcgataatccgttttcatagttttatttcatgagtaactatcgcggtaacagaAGACAATATCATCGTATTTGATGTTATTTCACACGTAAAAAACTATTACGTGTGGTTGTGGGGACAAAGCGAATCATTCGTATATAATTTTATAGGAGTCATTGAATACTGTGATTTTCTATAAAGACAATTTAAATCGTAATCAGAGCATGAAAGTGTACtagttttataacatttaaagctttcgcgttttgaacatacTTATATCCGGGTCTGTTAcggaaataaaggtaacaaaataaaatcgcgAATCGATAGACCCggatatcaaaattatttttcagtatTCTAGTAACTATACTTTATAGGTGTTAGTTAAGGCCTCATATCACAGATTTCGTTGTAGGTAGTACCAATAATTAAGATGATTGATTTTCATATGATTGAGGTTGCTAGTGTCATCTACTTCAATGTGGTTTGCGTGCGTTACACATAACTAGACACCAATATGTAACGTCTTGAGTAGTTGCTCATACATTGTAATGTTGTGTCAATACTACGACAAAGGCTGGAGGTATGTACATTCAATatgtggtgttttctataaaaagggaccttattgtcgatggcgcttacgccattataaacgatgctccgatataaatacaatgcagcGCGACTCTGTGCGTCGTAAGCGCCATGgacaataaggttcctttttatagaaaatactacatatatttgatggctcctctatacgatgggccatcatactggcccactaagatgcaGCGTGAAGAGacggtagtggtgtcggataaCTTATAGCGCGGCGGAATGTCGTTGGGATGGCGACGGTGTCGATTTTTCATCCGCACATCAAatgtagtgggccagcgattgtacgctacacgtggcccattccatacagcgtgctctcaaccatcgcatggtcGTCACGCTGGTCCAGcgttgggccatcgtgtagagtaGCCATGAAAGCGTAATTGCAGGCACACTTTACTGACGACAGATTAATGATAAATAGGTATGTACACTGCACTTACAGGTAGGAGCAAATTTAGATTTGCAAGAACACCTATACATACTcctataatcataatcatttattttgtaaatgcaCACAAAACGTGTAACGTCAGAAACAGTTAGAGAAAggaaaatacattttctatCATTAAAATATACGGTACTCGAgcggtttttttatactgtaCGAGATTTCTTGTCCGATATCGAGTGATTTTTTTCCTCTCCTTTCTCCCTAGTTTTATCCTCCCatgttttcatattttactATACCAACGTTTGAAACTACGTCAAAATTGTCAAACAGTATTAAATATTGCTCAATATTTATAGCTTACAACGCCATTTTTTGTTAACTAAACAAAACTCCCCGCAAAAACAGTCTGCATTATTAAACCATCATAAGCCACACACTCAAGGGGCGTCCACACAGCTTCATTAAAATGTCGCGGCACGCTCGTGTGAAGAGGCCTTAGAGCACTTGTCTCGCTACGTTCAAAATAAGGCGAGTTCTGTCCTGTACTGTCATAATTAACACGTTCAGTGCTGGGCTTTactctttaattatttttcatgttAGGTTAGAAGTTTTTAAAATGGATatagaagtaaaatacaaaaaggtatgcataaacaaaaatattataaaaaaccggccaagtgcgagtcggactcgcgcacgaaaggttccgtgcCATAAAGtgccattatgcaaaaaacggcaaaaaaatcacatttgttgtatggagccccacttaaatatatattttattctgtttttagtatttgttgttatagcggcaacaaaaatacatcatctgtgaaaatttcaactgtctagctatcacgattcatgagattgtagcctggtgacagacggatagacagacagacagacattattgccgcaaatgtcaaaaaccaGCAAccttgattttgacatttggcAGCAATGTTATCTCTGCAAAACTGCAGCaacgctggtgcagtctgaatctaAACGGTACCTACTTTAAAGAGTCTAAGTACTTCTAAagtaactaaatattttatagtaCCATGTCATAGTAACCTAATAACGCGAGAGAGCATCCAATTTGTCATATTAGTAGCTGCGACAGGGTACTAAAACGTTCCACTGCTACGTTCGATCGTGCCATCATCGTACGCCTCGTACGGTAACGTGAACGCAAAGACAAGTAAATAAGTAAGACTACGTATTGTATaggcaggcgtgtctcactccgcgatttcgtagcgtcgctacaagtacctgcggccgcctcaattttgaagtttttccatagtaattgccgcgcaccgccacgGAACGCGTGCGCTACGCCTTGTGCTACGTGTGCTACGACTTGTGCTACGTGTGCtacgccttgcgcgtagtagacgcgttttgttagggagtgaatcttattatatattttgtggtATAGgtactaagtaaaaaaaaattctagcACTAGTTCGTGAAGGACTGCAAATACAATATGTTTCCAGAGGAAATAGTAGAAAATATGCATATGgcgattaattaaaaaataagcaatGATAAAGCTGATACGTTGCTTAATCAACCGACATTTCTCCAAgt
This genomic interval from Cydia strobilella chromosome 9, ilCydStro3.1, whole genome shotgun sequence contains the following:
- the LOC134744435 gene encoding pancreatic lipase-related protein 2-like, producing the protein MNIFVLCVLFMNYISDTIALGRGDLEKYGPLHQALYSKYIKCDHDKHTNLDVSLVNVYFYDFSRNDVKTVPIAEAADGILNYSGLDIMRRFIIFVAGYKSNINKNTEQRVRDTFRDFPNSYLIILDHSFYTNEKPGYLKGYERAVQYVYYIGKALGEMLANLRRGGISPHSMHCIGHSLGGQMLGYTGQTFIDITGEKLWRITALDPAGPCFSNSVIEDQVRSGVAEYVEVYHCNAGGLGSSSVLADIDFFVNKKGESQPDCGTPLIPGIFDSSKSAKCSHKTCVTVWTATVKHPDWFLAWKCDSYKEFKKGECQPGDVTLAGFWNPGNATGVYYFSTEGYDLDL